One genomic region from Salvia hispanica cultivar TCC Black 2014 chromosome 2, UniMelb_Shisp_WGS_1.0, whole genome shotgun sequence encodes:
- the LOC125207978 gene encoding transcription initiation factor IIB-2-like, whose protein sequence is MMSDSYCPDCKRNTEVVCDHAAGDTVCSECGLVLEARSIDETSEWRTFADDSGDHDPNRVGGPVNPLLGDGALTTVISRAANGSNADSSLARLQNRGGDPDRAIVLAFKAISNMADRLSLVTTIKDRASEIYKRLEDQKCTRGRNLEALVAACIYIACRQEGKPRTVKEICSIVAGATKKEIGRAKEFIVKQLKVEMGESMEMGTIHAGDYLRRFCSNLGMSNEEVKAVQETVQKAGDFDIRRSPISIAAAIIFMVTQLSESKKPLRDISIATTVAEGTIKNAYRDLYPHAARIIPEWYAKERDLKNLSSPKA, encoded by the exons atgatgtCGGACTCGTACTGTCCAGACTGCAAGCGCAACACGGAGGTGGTATGCGATCACGCGGCGGGCGACACCGTGTGCTCGGAGTGCGGGCTCGTCCTGGAGGCCCGCTCCATCGACGAGACTTCCGAGTGGAGAACCTTCGCCGACGATTCCGGCGATCATGACCCCAATCGTGTGGGTGGGCCCGTTAACCCCCTTTTAGGAGACGGGGCGCTCACCACCGTCATCTCCCGGGCCGCCAACGGCTCCAATGCCGATTCCTCCTTGGCCCGCTTGCAGAACCGTGGAGGCGACCCGGACCGGGCCATCGTCTTGGCTTTCAAGGCTATTTCGAACATGGCCGATAG GTTGAGCCTTGTAACTACCATTAAG GATCGAGCGAGTGAAATATATAAGAGGTTAGAAGATCAGAAGTGTACGAGGGGAAGAAACTTGGAGGCTCTTGTGGCTGCCTGCATTTATATTGCTTGCCGTCAGGAAGGCAAGCCACGAACTGTGAAAG AAATATGTTCCATTGTTGCTGGAGccacaaaaaaggaaatcgGTCGAGCTAAAGAATTTATCGTCAAACAGTTGAAGGTCGAGATGGGTGAATCAATGGAGATGGGTACCATTCATGCAGGAGACTATTTG AGACGTTTCTGCTCCAATCTTGGTATGAGCAACGAAGAGGTCAAAGCTGTCCAAGAAACTGTCCAAAAGGCAGGGGACTTTGACATTAG GAGGAGCCCCATATCAATTGCAGCAGCAATAATTTTTATGGTAACACAGCTGTCGGAATCAAAGAAACCCCTGCGAG ACATCTCGATTGCAACTACGGTGGCAGAAGGGACGATCAAGAATGCTTACAGAGATCTGTACCCGCACGCCGCTAGGATCATACCGGAATGGTACGCTAAGGAACGGGACTTGAAGAATCTCAGCAGTCCCAAAGCATAA